A genome region from Geminicoccus roseus DSM 18922 includes the following:
- a CDS encoding ribulose-phosphate 3-epimerase produces the protein MAGNSTGSARYASLPNDRLLAEFSLWSADLANLAADVARAEGHADLHHIDVADGHFAPALLFFPDLVARLRKLTATPFHVHLMVQDEILQAQADQFAEAGADLISVHAENGQAGLDVIAALKAKGLRAGVVLRVETDLAELAPFLAQVDMVTLLGTRIGVKGQDLDPQACARLQKAGGMLRAAGRHGQVLLAADGGIREHTVPKLRAAGADTVVMGSLAFGAPDLAARMAWSRGL, from the coding sequence ATGGCAGGCAACAGCACCGGGTCGGCACGCTACGCGAGCCTGCCGAACGACCGGCTTCTCGCGGAGTTCTCCCTCTGGTCGGCCGATCTCGCCAACCTCGCCGCAGACGTGGCACGCGCCGAGGGCCATGCCGACCTCCATCATATCGACGTGGCCGACGGCCATTTCGCGCCCGCCCTCCTGTTCTTCCCGGACCTGGTGGCGCGGCTGCGCAAGCTCACCGCCACGCCCTTCCACGTCCATCTGATGGTCCAGGACGAGATCCTGCAGGCGCAGGCCGACCAGTTCGCCGAAGCCGGCGCCGACCTGATCTCGGTCCATGCCGAGAACGGCCAAGCCGGGCTGGACGTGATCGCCGCCCTGAAGGCCAAGGGCCTGCGCGCCGGCGTGGTGCTGCGGGTCGAGACCGACCTGGCCGAGCTCGCTCCGTTTCTCGCCCAGGTCGACATGGTCACCCTGCTCGGCACCCGGATCGGGGTGAAGGGCCAGGACCTGGACCCGCAGGCCTGCGCCCGCCTGCAGAAGGCCGGCGGGATGCTGCGCGCGGCCGGCCGCCACGGCCAGGTCCTGCTCGCCGCCGATGGCGGCATCCGCGAGCATACCGTGCCCAAGCTGCGCGCGGCCGGCGCCGACACCGTGGTGATGGGCTCGCTGGCCTTCGGCGCGCCGGACTTGGCCGCGCGGATGGCCTGGTCGCGCGGGCTCTGA
- a CDS encoding dihydrodipicolinate synthase family protein, translating to MQELMLPTTEGRVEPFIPRDACPYPSQAAGPFPRVAYAAAHVVADPRAELAPFEQAAVDWDATLAFRRHLWGLGFKIAEAMDTSQRGMGLGWPDAAELIRRSVAEAKTIEGADLACGAGTDQLAPTPGVTLDQVRAAYLEQLGVVENAGGRAILMASRALVKAASGPEDYRRLYGELINQASDKVVLHWLGPMFDPQLEGYWGSHDLDAAQETLLALIRDHAGRIDGVKMSLLDKERELRFRAALPPGVKCFTGDDFNYAELIEGDGERHSDALLGIFDPIARPASAALSALSEGRTDDYRAILGPTVALSRKIFEAPTRFYKSGVVFLAWLDGHQDHFAMVGGQQAARSALHYAEVFRLASEAQVLADPERASQRMRTLMATFGIG from the coding sequence ATGCAGGAACTGATGCTCCCCACCACCGAAGGGCGGGTGGAACCGTTCATCCCCCGCGATGCCTGCCCCTATCCGTCGCAGGCGGCCGGGCCGTTCCCGCGCGTGGCCTACGCGGCGGCGCATGTGGTGGCGGATCCCCGCGCCGAGCTGGCGCCGTTCGAGCAGGCCGCCGTGGACTGGGACGCGACACTGGCCTTCCGCCGGCATCTGTGGGGGCTGGGCTTCAAGATCGCCGAGGCAATGGACACGTCGCAGCGCGGCATGGGCCTGGGCTGGCCCGATGCCGCCGAGCTGATCCGCCGCTCGGTGGCCGAGGCCAAGACGATCGAGGGCGCCGACCTCGCCTGCGGGGCCGGCACCGATCAGCTGGCGCCGACGCCGGGCGTGACCCTGGACCAGGTGCGCGCCGCCTATCTGGAGCAGCTGGGCGTGGTGGAGAACGCCGGCGGCCGCGCCATCCTGATGGCCAGCCGGGCGCTGGTGAAGGCGGCGTCGGGGCCGGAGGACTATCGTCGCCTCTATGGCGAGCTGATCAACCAGGCCAGCGACAAGGTCGTGCTGCACTGGCTGGGGCCGATGTTCGACCCGCAGCTGGAGGGCTACTGGGGCAGCCACGACCTGGACGCCGCCCAGGAGACCCTGCTGGCGCTGATCCGCGACCATGCCGGCCGGATCGACGGGGTGAAGATGTCGCTGCTCGACAAGGAGCGCGAGCTGCGCTTCCGGGCGGCCCTGCCGCCGGGCGTGAAATGCTTCACCGGCGACGACTTCAACTATGCCGAGCTGATCGAGGGCGACGGCGAGCGGCACAGCGACGCCCTGCTCGGCATCTTCGACCCGATCGCCCGGCCGGCCTCGGCGGCGCTGAGTGCGCTCAGCGAGGGACGCACCGACGACTACCGGGCGATCCTGGGCCCCACCGTGGCGCTGTCGCGCAAGATCTTCGAGGCGCCGACCCGCTTCTACAAGTCGGGGGTGGTGTTCCTGGCCTGGCTGGACGGGCACCAGGACCATTTCGCCATGGTCGGCGGGCAGCAGGCGGCGCGCTCGGCGCTGCACTATGCCGAGGTGTTCCGGCTGGCGTCGGAAGCCCAGGTGCTGGCCGATCCCGAGCGGGCCAGCCAGCGCATGCGCACGCTGATGGCGACGTTCGGGATCGGCTGA
- a CDS encoding class I SAM-dependent methyltransferase, whose amino-acid sequence MDIETEVARHYRHGRLEESILEALAASGRAVDRLAPTDLSGADEFHLGWRPATLAFARDMELAPGRQVLDLGCGIGGPARCFAAEFGCHATGIDLSPEYVEVAASLSRRCGLAGKTAFRQASALALPFEDNSFDAVTLIHVGMNIAAKDRLFAEARRVLKRDGRFGVYDVMLTGEEPLPYPMPWAVDQGTSFVVPPATYRALLEEAGFAVEQELDRRAFALERWAEMRANVAKNGPPPLSLHTLIGPASQERLGNVMKTLEAGTIAPVQMIARPA is encoded by the coding sequence ATGGATATCGAGACCGAAGTCGCCAGGCACTACCGGCATGGCCGGCTGGAAGAATCCATTCTGGAAGCCCTGGCCGCCTCGGGCCGGGCGGTGGACCGGCTGGCGCCCACCGATCTTTCGGGCGCCGACGAGTTCCATCTGGGCTGGCGGCCGGCGACGCTGGCCTTCGCCCGCGACATGGAGCTCGCCCCCGGCCGGCAGGTCCTGGACCTGGGCTGCGGCATCGGCGGCCCGGCCCGCTGCTTCGCCGCCGAGTTCGGCTGCCACGCGACCGGGATCGACCTGTCGCCGGAATATGTCGAGGTCGCGGCCTCGCTCAGCCGCCGCTGCGGCCTGGCCGGGAAGACGGCGTTCCGCCAGGCGAGCGCCCTGGCGCTGCCCTTCGAGGACAACAGCTTCGACGCGGTGACGCTGATCCATGTCGGCATGAACATCGCCGCCAAGGACCGGCTGTTCGCGGAAGCCCGCCGGGTGCTCAAGCGAGACGGACGGTTCGGCGTCTACGACGTCATGCTGACCGGCGAGGAGCCCCTGCCCTACCCGATGCCCTGGGCGGTCGATCAGGGCACCAGCTTCGTGGTCCCGCCGGCGACCTATCGGGCCCTGCTGGAAGAAGCCGGCTTCGCGGTGGAGCAGGAACTCGACCGGCGCGCCTTCGCCCTGGAGCGCTGGGCGGAGATGCGGGCGAACGTGGCGAAGAACGGGCCGCCGCCGCTCAGCCTGCACACGCTGATCGGCCCGGCCTCGCAGGAGCGCCTGGGCAACGTCATGAAGACCCTGGAGGCGGGCACCATCGCGCCGGTGCAGATGATCGCGCGGCCCGCCTGA
- a CDS encoding DUF2946 family protein, whose translation MRSLWKSNSHGGRRRLTAWAAMWLFGLQLLLAAAVGSTMPASATASGLFVPICANGELGWVDPAGLPGPGKDHSKKTPQDCAPCCPHGQAAFVPPSAPRLLSRQGCIVERAVLARQAVRAERSAAALPPSRAPPSSQA comes from the coding sequence ATGCGCAGCCTGTGGAAATCCAACAGCCATGGTGGCCGGCGACGCCTGACGGCGTGGGCGGCGATGTGGCTGTTCGGGCTGCAGCTGCTGCTGGCCGCGGCGGTCGGTTCGACCATGCCGGCCAGCGCCACGGCCTCGGGCCTGTTCGTGCCGATCTGCGCGAACGGCGAACTCGGCTGGGTGGATCCGGCCGGCCTGCCGGGCCCGGGGAAGGACCACTCCAAGAAGACCCCGCAGGACTGCGCGCCATGCTGTCCGCACGGACAGGCCGCGTTCGTCCCGCCCTCCGCTCCCCGCCTCCTGAGCCGCCAGGGCTGCATCGTCGAGCGCGCCGTCCTGGCGAGGCAGGCGGTGCGGGCCGAGCGTTCCGCCGCCGCGCTGCCGCCTTCCCGCGCACCCCCTTCGTCGCAAGCCTGA
- a CDS encoding PepSY-associated TM helix domain-containing protein — protein MSEIALGREAAAVRLPAREAIHRAMWRWHFYAGLLVLPFLILLAVTGGLYLFHDEIDGWVHRDLLSVEARATPALQPEELTGLALQAAAGTVTKYLPPAGPARSAEVGMKSPEGTKFSVFLDPYDGQVLGRMDEKSTVMGIVRRLHSLALFGTWPSYVIEIVAGWTVILVATGIYLWWPRRRQKGAVVSLRGTKRQRVFWRDLHAVTGLVAGAFIVFLAVTGLPWSSYWGGKSLALLESAGLGFPTGVWGSAPVSTVPLQAVVDDVGWTMQQAPVPTSPSADGHHHGAPPAATSVPNADLPPPIGLDRAVRIFDGLGLAPGYAVALPGGADGVYTGSAYPDDLDRQRVIHLDQYSGRPIIDVGFADYGLGGKAIEWGINVHMGQEFGPANKVVMALVCVAIVLMAVSSLVMWWKRRPQGGMGVPAWPQDRRAATGVTALVLGLGLLFPLTGLSILAVLALDLLGGLALRRLRPA, from the coding sequence ATGAGCGAGATTGCGCTCGGGCGCGAGGCTGCGGCCGTCCGGCTGCCGGCCCGCGAGGCCATCCACCGCGCCATGTGGCGCTGGCATTTCTATGCCGGCCTGCTGGTGCTTCCCTTCCTGATCCTGCTGGCGGTGACCGGCGGCCTCTATTTGTTCCACGACGAGATCGACGGCTGGGTCCACCGAGACCTGCTGAGCGTGGAGGCCCGCGCCACGCCGGCGCTGCAGCCGGAGGAGCTGACCGGCCTGGCGCTCCAGGCGGCAGCCGGGACCGTCACCAAGTACCTGCCGCCGGCGGGACCTGCCCGCTCGGCGGAAGTCGGGATGAAATCCCCGGAAGGAACCAAGTTCTCGGTGTTCCTGGACCCGTATGACGGCCAAGTGCTCGGCCGGATGGACGAGAAGTCGACCGTGATGGGCATCGTGCGCCGCCTGCACAGCCTGGCGCTGTTCGGCACCTGGCCGAGCTACGTGATCGAGATCGTCGCCGGCTGGACGGTGATCCTGGTGGCGACCGGGATCTATCTGTGGTGGCCGCGCCGCCGGCAGAAGGGCGCGGTGGTCAGCCTGCGCGGCACCAAGCGGCAGCGGGTGTTCTGGCGCGACCTGCACGCCGTCACCGGCCTGGTCGCCGGCGCCTTCATCGTCTTCCTGGCGGTGACCGGCCTGCCCTGGTCGTCCTATTGGGGAGGCAAGTCGCTGGCGCTGCTGGAAAGCGCCGGGCTGGGCTTCCCCACCGGCGTCTGGGGCAGCGCCCCGGTGTCCACGGTGCCGTTGCAGGCCGTGGTCGACGATGTCGGCTGGACCATGCAGCAGGCGCCGGTGCCGACCTCGCCCAGCGCCGACGGGCATCACCATGGCGCTCCGCCGGCGGCAACGAGTGTGCCGAATGCCGATCTGCCGCCGCCGATCGGGCTCGACCGGGCGGTGCGGATCTTCGACGGGCTGGGCCTGGCGCCCGGCTATGCCGTGGCGCTGCCCGGCGGCGCGGACGGGGTCTATACCGGCTCGGCCTACCCGGACGATTTGGACAGGCAGCGGGTGATCCATCTGGACCAGTACAGCGGCCGGCCGATCATCGACGTGGGCTTTGCCGATTACGGCCTGGGCGGCAAGGCGATCGAGTGGGGCATCAACGTCCACATGGGCCAGGAGTTCGGCCCGGCCAACAAGGTGGTCATGGCGCTGGTCTGCGTCGCGATCGTCCTGATGGCGGTCTCGTCCCTGGTGATGTGGTGGAAGCGCCGCCCGCAGGGCGGGATGGGCGTGCCGGCCTGGCCGCAGGACCGGCGGGCGGCGACAGGTGTCACCGCGCTCGTGCTGGGACTGGGGCTCCTGTTCCCGCTTACCGGCCTGTCGATCCTGGCCGTGCTGGCGCTCGATCTGCTGGGCGGCCTGGCCCTGCGGCGGCTCCGCCCGGCCTGA
- a CDS encoding ArsR/SmtB family transcription factor → MKQPFHPALDAVGLTDVLGALSDPVRLQIVSILAEGGPRTCGEFDLPIAKSTLSHHMKVLREAGILASKADGTRCFVSLRPELDERFPGLLRQVLSLAERTEARA, encoded by the coding sequence TTGAAGCAACCGTTCCATCCTGCCCTTGATGCGGTCGGCCTCACCGACGTGCTGGGCGCGCTGTCGGATCCGGTGCGCCTGCAGATCGTGTCGATCCTGGCCGAGGGCGGCCCCCGGACCTGCGGCGAGTTCGACCTGCCGATCGCCAAGTCGACGCTCAGCCATCACATGAAGGTGCTGCGCGAGGCCGGCATCCTCGCCAGCAAGGCGGACGGCACCCGCTGCTTCGTGAGCCTGCGGCCCGAACTCGACGAGCGCTTCCCGGGCCTGCTCCGCCAGGTGCTGTCGCTGGCGGAGAGGACGGAAGCGCGGGCGTAG
- a CDS encoding alkene reductase, with the protein MPNLFDPMKVGDLRLPNRIWMAPLTRSRAGEVRVPNALMRDYYVQRASAGLILSEATSVTPTGVGYADTPGIWSTEQVEGWKQITDAVHAAGGRMFLQLWHVGRISDPVFLDGELPVAPSAVAAKGHVSLVRPKRPYPTPRALGLDEIPGVVAAYRKGAENAQAAGFDGVEIHGANGYLLDQFLQDGSNHRTDEYGGSIENRARLMLEVTDAAISVWGADRVGMHLAPRGDSHDMGDSDLAATFGHVASELGKRRIAFICARERLEEPRLGPALKKAFGGVYVANEGFDQAAADEVLARGEADAVAFGKLFIANPDLPRRFAENLPLNAWDAETFYAPGPKGYTDYPAI; encoded by the coding sequence ATGCCCAATCTGTTCGACCCGATGAAGGTCGGAGATCTGCGCCTCCCCAACCGGATCTGGATGGCGCCGCTGACCCGCTCCCGCGCGGGCGAGGTGCGCGTGCCCAACGCCCTGATGCGCGACTATTACGTCCAGCGCGCCTCGGCTGGCCTGATCCTGTCCGAGGCGACCTCGGTGACGCCCACGGGCGTGGGCTATGCCGACACCCCCGGCATCTGGTCAACGGAGCAGGTCGAGGGCTGGAAGCAGATCACGGACGCGGTGCACGCGGCCGGCGGCCGGATGTTCCTGCAGCTCTGGCATGTCGGCCGGATCTCCGACCCGGTCTTCCTGGACGGCGAGCTGCCGGTCGCACCCAGCGCCGTGGCGGCCAAGGGCCATGTCAGCCTGGTCCGGCCGAAGCGCCCCTACCCGACGCCGCGCGCCCTCGGGCTGGACGAGATCCCGGGCGTGGTCGCGGCCTATCGCAAGGGTGCGGAGAACGCGCAGGCCGCCGGCTTCGACGGCGTGGAGATCCACGGCGCCAATGGCTACCTGCTCGACCAGTTCCTCCAGGACGGCAGCAACCATCGCACCGACGAGTATGGCGGCTCGATCGAGAACCGTGCCCGGCTGATGCTGGAGGTCACCGACGCGGCGATCTCGGTCTGGGGTGCGGACCGGGTCGGCATGCACCTGGCGCCGCGCGGCGACAGCCATGACATGGGCGACAGCGACCTCGCCGCCACGTTCGGCCATGTCGCCAGCGAGCTCGGCAAGCGCAGGATCGCGTTCATCTGCGCCCGCGAGCGCCTGGAGGAGCCGCGCCTGGGGCCGGCCCTGAAGAAGGCGTTCGGCGGGGTCTATGTCGCCAACGAAGGCTTCGACCAGGCAGCGGCCGACGAGGTGCTGGCCAGGGGCGAGGCGGACGCGGTGGCGTTCGGCAAGCTGTTCATCGCCAATCCCGACCTGCCCAGGCGCTTTGCCGAGAACCTGCCGCTCAACGCATGGGACGCCGAGACGTTCTACGCGCCCGGCCCCAAGGGCTACACGGACTATCCCGCGATCTGA
- a CDS encoding matrixin family metalloprotease has protein sequence MSTMTASWRRSMLGALAIVPLMTFGASAAQAYAYTTCSGVPVKWQRGWTNLSINTVSLPPGSVWDIRFQNAMARWNNVKGSGFNFYFLRDTDGTYSNTNGVTEIYFARNLGTALAVTFFRWQCSSRNIIETDIGFNLNYSWTTSPLSYDSLGSPYSFESVALHELGHSLGLNHEDRWLATLNSFYPNSGPVGYGKEWDPLADDRAGARFLYPDGTTEVDLAASDFKRTGAGTSGLTSSSLAAVRGATAVMEQTFHNFSTSRRTFNIGFYLSTNDIISTGDRLLGTNTGAWADPGVSVTFSRTLAIPGNVSPGRYWLGFILDRDAQHAEDREGNNALAMPRPITIN, from the coding sequence ATGTCGACCATGACAGCTTCCTGGCGCCGGTCCATGCTGGGCGCGCTTGCCATCGTCCCGCTGATGACCTTCGGTGCTTCCGCCGCCCAGGCCTATGCCTACACCACCTGCAGCGGGGTGCCGGTCAAGTGGCAGCGCGGCTGGACCAATCTGTCGATCAACACCGTCTCCCTGCCCCCGGGCAGCGTCTGGGACATCCGGTTCCAGAACGCGATGGCGCGCTGGAACAACGTCAAGGGCTCGGGCTTCAACTTCTATTTCCTGCGCGACACCGACGGCACCTACAGCAACACCAACGGCGTCACCGAGATCTACTTCGCCCGCAACCTCGGCACGGCTTTGGCCGTCACCTTCTTCCGCTGGCAATGCTCCAGCCGGAACATCATCGAGACCGATATCGGCTTCAACCTCAACTACAGCTGGACCACGTCGCCGCTCAGCTATGACAGCCTGGGCTCGCCCTACAGCTTCGAGAGCGTGGCGCTGCACGAGCTCGGCCATTCCCTCGGGCTGAACCACGAGGACCGCTGGCTCGCCACGCTGAACTCGTTCTACCCGAACAGCGGGCCTGTGGGGTACGGTAAGGAGTGGGATCCGCTGGCCGACGACCGGGCCGGCGCGCGCTTCCTTTATCCGGACGGCACCACCGAGGTCGACCTTGCGGCCTCCGACTTCAAGCGGACCGGCGCCGGCACCTCGGGCCTCACCTCCAGCTCCCTCGCCGCCGTCCGGGGGGCGACGGCCGTCATGGAGCAGACGTTCCACAATTTCAGCACGTCGCGGCGGACGTTCAACATCGGCTTCTACCTGTCGACCAACGACATCATCAGCACCGGCGACCGCCTGCTTGGAACCAACACCGGTGCCTGGGCCGACCCGGGCGTCAGCGTCACCTTCTCGAGGACATTGGCGATCCCGGGCAACGTGTCCCCTGGCCGCTACTGGCTGGGCTTCATCCTCGACCGGGACGCCCAGCATGCGGAAGACCGCGAGGGCAACAACGCCCTGGCGATGCCCCGCCCGATCACGATCAACTGA
- a CDS encoding protein-methionine-sulfoxide reductase heme-binding subunit MsrQ — MAERSFSQKLPWLDRAGRFSPLKATCLALVALPALWVIWLWATTGLQPRPLEEAIHQTGSWAIRLLLASLCISPLRRLLNWPRLMLVRRMVGVAALAYALAHLALYVVDQQFDLVKVASEIVLRFYLTIGFVALLGLAALGVTSTDAMVRRMGRRWQTLHRSVYVLAVLGLVHFFIQSKVDVTEPVLLTGFFLFLMGYRLMVRRWQPAPWRLASLAVASALLCAGIEALWYGLYRGAPMGAVLGANLEFAYSIRPAWWVLAAGLAAAALAAAGSWQASRAAPGRPAGPRLSARGS; from the coding sequence ATGGCCGAGCGATCCTTCTCCCAAAAGCTGCCCTGGCTCGACCGGGCCGGGCGGTTCTCCCCCCTCAAGGCTACCTGCCTGGCACTGGTGGCCCTGCCCGCCCTCTGGGTGATCTGGCTGTGGGCCACCACGGGCCTGCAGCCGCGCCCGCTGGAGGAAGCGATCCACCAGACCGGCAGCTGGGCGATCCGCCTCCTGCTGGCCTCCTTGTGCATCTCGCCGCTGCGCCGCCTCCTGAACTGGCCCAGGCTGATGCTGGTGCGGCGGATGGTGGGCGTGGCGGCGCTGGCCTACGCGCTGGCGCACCTGGCGCTCTACGTGGTCGACCAGCAGTTCGACCTGGTGAAGGTCGCCTCCGAGATCGTGCTGCGCTTCTACCTGACCATCGGCTTCGTGGCGCTGCTGGGCCTGGCGGCGCTGGGCGTCACCTCCACCGACGCCATGGTCCGCCGGATGGGCCGCCGGTGGCAGACGCTGCACCGCTCGGTCTACGTGCTGGCGGTGCTGGGCCTGGTGCATTTCTTCATTCAGTCCAAGGTCGACGTCACCGAGCCGGTGCTGCTGACCGGGTTCTTCCTGTTTCTGATGGGCTACCGCCTGATGGTGCGCCGCTGGCAGCCGGCGCCCTGGCGGCTGGCGAGCCTGGCGGTTGCGTCGGCGCTGCTCTGCGCCGGGATCGAGGCGCTTTGGTACGGGCTCTACCGCGGCGCTCCGATGGGCGCGGTGCTCGGTGCCAATCTCGAGTTCGCCTACAGCATCCGCCCGGCCTGGTGGGTGCTGGCGGCCGGCCTCGCCGCCGCGGCGCTGGCCGCGGCAGGCTCGTGGCAGGCCAGCCGCGCCGCCCCCGGCCGGCCAGCTGGGCCACGCCTCTCCGCCCGCGGCTCCTGA
- a CDS encoding ThuA domain-containing protein: MASNRKRALVVWGGWAGHEPDKGAEIVGAMLQEEGFEVSIEDTTRAFADPGLHDLDLIVPICSMSTIEKEELDNLCRAIAGGVGLGGYHGGMADAFRQAPAYQFMCGGQWVAHPGNIIDYRVNVTRPDDPVMAGIEDFDYHSEQYYLHVDPAVEVLATTRFTGEHASWIDGVVMPVVWKHRYDRGRVFYSSLGHAASEFAVPQMQTILRRGLVWAAR; this comes from the coding sequence ATGGCGAGCAACAGGAAGCGGGCGCTGGTGGTCTGGGGCGGCTGGGCCGGGCACGAGCCGGACAAGGGTGCGGAGATCGTGGGCGCGATGCTGCAGGAGGAAGGGTTCGAGGTGTCGATCGAGGACACCACCCGTGCCTTCGCCGACCCCGGCCTCCACGATCTCGACCTGATCGTGCCGATCTGCAGCATGTCGACCATCGAGAAGGAGGAACTCGACAATTTGTGCCGGGCGATCGCCGGCGGCGTGGGTCTTGGCGGCTACCATGGCGGGATGGCCGACGCGTTCCGCCAGGCCCCCGCCTACCAGTTCATGTGCGGCGGCCAGTGGGTCGCCCATCCGGGCAACATCATCGACTACCGCGTCAACGTCACCCGACCCGACGACCCGGTCATGGCCGGCATCGAGGACTTCGACTACCACTCCGAGCAGTACTACCTGCATGTCGACCCGGCGGTGGAAGTCCTCGCCACCACCAGGTTCACCGGCGAGCACGCCTCCTGGATCGACGGGGTGGTCATGCCGGTGGTCTGGAAGCACCGCTACGACCGGGGCCGGGTGTTCTACTCCTCGCTCGGGCACGCCGCCTCGGAGTTTGCCGTCCCGCAGATGCAGACCATCCTCCGCCGCGGCCTGGTCTGGGCGGCGCGCTGA
- a CDS encoding cytochrome b: protein MAANALEARRQAALAREKIRRYDIVSIVLHWLTVLLVLVQIVAGLVMTDLERGTTQDVLYYTHKSVGIAVLLVVLLRLLWRIGHPWPPLPPDTPSAQAGLARLNHLLLYVMLLVMPISGFVFTAAGGYPVPFFGLVDLTGVIAKNPDLAKTAQWVHLSAQWVVYALVALHVLGALYHLVVRKDGVFQRMWP from the coding sequence GTGGCAGCGAATGCTTTGGAGGCACGGCGCCAGGCGGCGCTGGCGCGGGAAAAGATCCGCCGCTACGACATCGTCAGCATCGTCCTGCATTGGCTGACCGTGCTGCTGGTGCTGGTCCAGATCGTTGCCGGGCTGGTGATGACCGACCTGGAGCGCGGCACGACCCAGGACGTCCTCTACTATACCCACAAGTCCGTGGGCATCGCCGTGCTGCTGGTGGTGCTGCTGCGGCTGCTCTGGCGGATCGGCCATCCCTGGCCGCCTTTGCCGCCGGACACGCCCAGCGCCCAGGCGGGACTGGCGCGGCTCAACCACCTGCTGCTCTACGTGATGCTGCTGGTGATGCCGATCAGCGGGTTCGTGTTCACCGCGGCCGGCGGCTATCCGGTGCCGTTCTTCGGGCTGGTCGACCTGACCGGCGTGATCGCGAAGAACCCGGACCTGGCCAAGACCGCGCAGTGGGTGCACCTCAGTGCACAGTGGGTCGTCTACGCCCTGGTGGCGCTGCACGTCCTGGGCGCGCTCTACCATCTGGTGGTGCGCAAGGACGGGGTGTTCCAGCGGATGTGGCCGTAA
- a CDS encoding formate dehydrogenase subunit delta — translation MDQNRLVKMANQIATFFATQPGDQAARATADHIRSFWDPRMRQAIAAHVEAGGEGLDPVALAAVRLLAGEAPTRAA, via the coding sequence ATGGACCAGAACCGTCTGGTGAAGATGGCCAACCAGATCGCCACCTTCTTCGCCACCCAGCCGGGCGATCAGGCCGCCCGCGCCACCGCGGACCATATCCGCTCGTTCTGGGACCCGCGGATGCGCCAGGCGATCGCCGCCCATGTCGAGGCCGGCGGCGAAGGCCTGGACCCGGTGGCCCTGGCGGCGGTGCGGCTCCTGGCCGGCGAAGCCCCGACCCGGGCCGCCTGA
- the fdhD gene encoding formate dehydrogenase accessory sulfurtransferase FdhD, with the protein MEPTARRRRRGHPVAPSRAVRRYQDGRFVERIETIAGECATALVYNGDSFAVMMTTPEHLEDFAVGFTLAEGIVADAQEISAITVEDVVLGVEIRLTIPARRMDALLDRRRNVTAGTSCGMCGILSIERALRALPALPPSPSIPGSVVQQALAALPEHQAVNHQTGAAHAAAFADRDGRVVLLREDVGRHNALDKLTGAMARAGLLAADGFLLLTSRCSTEMVQKAALAGFPVVVAISAPTTLAVELADAAGLTLIGFARPSGFNVYTHEQRITL; encoded by the coding sequence CTGGAGCCGACCGCCCGCCGGCGCCGGCGCGGCCACCCGGTCGCGCCCTCGCGGGCGGTGCGCCGCTACCAGGACGGCCGGTTCGTCGAGCGGATCGAGACCATCGCCGGCGAGTGCGCCACCGCCCTGGTCTATAACGGCGATTCCTTCGCCGTGATGATGACCACCCCGGAGCATCTGGAGGATTTCGCGGTCGGCTTCACGCTCGCCGAGGGGATCGTCGCGGATGCCCAGGAGATCTCCGCGATCACGGTCGAGGACGTGGTGCTGGGCGTCGAGATCCGGCTGACCATCCCGGCACGGCGGATGGACGCGCTGCTGGACAGGCGACGCAACGTCACCGCCGGCACGTCGTGCGGCATGTGCGGCATCCTCAGCATCGAGCGCGCCCTGCGCGCCCTGCCGGCGCTGCCGCCCTCCCCCTCCATTCCGGGGTCGGTCGTCCAACAGGCCCTGGCCGCCCTGCCCGAGCACCAGGCGGTCAACCACCAGACCGGCGCCGCCCATGCCGCGGCCTTTGCCGACCGCGACGGCCGGGTCGTGCTGCTGCGCGAGGATGTCGGCCGGCACAACGCCCTGGACAAGCTGACCGGGGCGATGGCCAGGGCGGGTTTGCTGGCCGCCGACGGCTTCCTGCTGCTCACCAGCCGCTGCAGCACCGAGATGGTGCAGAAGGCGGCGCTGGCGGGTTTCCCGGTGGTGGTGGCGATCTCCGCACCCACCACCCTGGCGGTGGAACTGGCCGACGCCGCCGGCCTGACCCTGATCGGCTTCGCCAGGCCGTCCGGATTCAACGTCTACACCCACGAGCAGCGGATCACCCTGTGA